In Trichoplusia ni isolate ovarian cell line Hi5 chromosome 2, tn1, whole genome shotgun sequence, the DNA window CTCACCCGAAAATTCTTCACCACATCCGCCATCTCCACTGCCTATACTACACTCATATAAACTCTAATTGCACTTGACTAAGGTCCGTGTGATTAGATGTAAAAACCCCTTCAGAAGGGAGGACATAGTTCgtataaagtataataataataaaaaaaaaaaaacttcgtgtCAACCGTCAATCatctattttttctgaatatttttattttcgaacttctttacgataattatacaataaacaatatttttataatagtatatagTAAAAGTGCACATATAAAACTCaagaaaccatattaaaataaaaaagtaaataaaaatgaaaatccgaTGTACGATGACATATgtcatcactataaaatatgtaatttacgaCTCAGAAAACAAGAATAGATAAATGTTGACACGAAGAAGAGCAGCACGCCTTCCATCCCCGGGCTCGTCGCCGAGCTCCGCCTCGCAGCGGCCGCCGGGCCGAGGTCCAGCGCCGGCAGTTGCAGTCGCGTCGAGCTCCAGCGACGAGTACTACTCCCCACCGACGTCGCCAACACCTGTACGTCGGCCGGGGAGGCGCCGGCCGCCGAGTAGCTTGGCGCCCTCAGGCCAACCGGCCTCGAACAGGGCTCCCGCTCCCGGTGGTGTAGTGCAGCGCATGAAGTGGACTCGACCCATGAACGAGAATGTCATGCGCGCCTACTATGGGGCGACAGGGGGAGGAACTAACCTCACTGCGTACCGTGCCAGAATGCTCTCTCTGTTTCGGACCCTTGAACCGGACGTCGACGTATCGGCACAACGTTTgtcggatcaagtgcgagttatcCAACGTAATCACAGGTTGGATGACGCGACGCTTGATCGATTGCGCTCTGAAGTGCAGACTAGCCCTGTCGTCGTTACCCCGTCAATAGCGGAAGCGCCAGCTGCAAGCGCGCTGCCTGCCAACCCTGCTGACGGGGGAGATGATGACGGTGCTATAACTGTAAGTACCCAGTGCAGTGATCATATAAGGAGTACATTGGAACAGGCGGTTCTGGAGTATCGGTCAACACCCCGGGACCAGAGACCACGACTACCTCGCTTGCCCATGCACAACCGAAACAAGGCGCTAATGGGTGTCCTGGATTCGCTGCTATCCAGTTATTTTGGGAACAGCGAAGACCTCGGTGACACGCACTCGCTTCTGTACTGTGCGGCTGTTGCGGCGTGTCGTGTAGCTGGTGTTACCTTTCGAGATAACACAGCTGCACGGCCTAAGCAAGCGGCTCCAGCCTGGCAGTGCAGGATTGAGAAGCGTGTTGCTGAGGCCAGGACACTCATAGCCAAACTTGTTGCGTTTCGGGGCGGAAACACTCGCCCTAGGGTCATGCGTTTTGTAAAGCGGGCGTTTGCTGGGACTAATATTAGCCCCAGCGAATACACCGCCCGAGTTACAGAAcgcattgacttttttaagcaaaaggtgtgtgcctgggcaagccgtattcgacggtacaagactcgggtggaccgatttcaccagaaccgtatgttccaaagagaccaaagatgggtgtacagatcttgggagcaacctgcgtcggaggagggtgccggacgcctgccggatgatgtcgctacaaatttgttttggcgcagcatctggtcggcgcctgtaacccactctgagggggattggatacgtgatgttgagcaatcgtgtgaacgaatagaagaaatgggggctattgatattagtccccaagacgtagccaatgcagtccgtccgttggccaattggaaagccccgggcccggatggactgcataacttctggttgaaatggctaccaagttcacatggttgcttagcatcccaattccaatctgccgtagactcgggcgtgctcccacagttcttcactactggttccacccatctgctccacaaaacaggtagtaccacggaccccaaaaattatagacccattacatgtttacccaccatctacaaactgcttacatccattctgagagaaaagattaatgaccatattgaacggttttctatcatgtctgcctctcagaatggatgtaggaatgggtcacgtggtactaaggagctactccttattgatatgactatttgccaacaagttcgccgctccaaaaagggtgtgtcgacatgttggatagattataagaaggcctatgattcggtgccacatgcatggctcatgagggtgctagagttgtataaaatcaatacaactctacgcacttttttgaagtcatgtatggggcaatggactacggtgcttcactatccaggatgtcgggatatccaaaagagcggtcaacttattaggattgagcggggaatatttcagggtgacagtttgagtcccctgtggttctgtttagccttgaatcctcttagcactctgcttgagaattcaaggctgggctactcgttgcggagaggaagccaggtaatctcccacttgttgtacatggatgacctgaaattgtttgcttccaacaagttgcaactgatgaagttactgaagattactgaaagcttcagtaattccatcagaatggaatttggtgttgacaaatgtgcagtcatgcatgtaaaacgaggtgggattgtagaatcccagggcatacagctctcggattctataaaccttaggtccctctcctcaacggaaacctacaaatacttgggtatgtcagaggcgttaggcattaatgtcgctgacatgaaacaatcgttacagacacgtttctttggccgcctgaataaggtactaaaaagttccttatcgggcggtaacaaggtgcgtgcctttaatggttgggtcatgccagtgataatgtactcctttggcatactcaa includes these proteins:
- the LOC113501311 gene encoding uncharacterized protein LOC113501311, translated to MLTRRRAARLPSPGSSPSSASQRPPGRGPAPAVAVASSSSDEYYSPPTSPTPVRRPGRRRPPSSLAPSGQPASNRAPAPGGVVQRMKWTRPMNENVMRAYYGATGGGTNLTAYRARMLSLFRTLEPDVDVSAQRLSDQVRVIQRNHRLDDATLDRLRSEVQTSPVVVTPSIAEAPAASALPANPADGGDDDGAITVSTQCSDHIRSTLEQAVLEYRSTPRDQRPRLPRLPMHNRNKALMGVLDSLLSSYFGNSEDLGDTHSLLYCAAVAACRVAGVTFRDNTAARPKQAAPAWQCRIEKRVAEARTLIAKLVAFRGGNTRPRVMRFVKRAFAGTNISPSEYTARVTERIDFFKQKIGTLLVVGSNLHHHSIQFIEKHGNLAKANMSILN